GAAGTTTGAGTGCGTGTCCTAGCTTTGATGGGCTGCACGGCACCAAGTTGTTGTTGTTGGAGGAAAGTCCCAGGACAGAGCATTGAATTGCCATGTTTCACGCCAAGACAAATCACGGCTCAGTCCGGCATCTGCCGCATTGACCATGTTGCTCTCGCTCCTTCTTTCTTGCGCTCCGCTCCATCCAATGCATACATACCGTATGTATCGACAACCCGACGAGCTCACGCAATGTCGAGTCTAGATAATGCGGGGCTGCCCAAAACTGCCCGCGACACCGGTGGTGGCCCGGAAAGACAGGTGAGAGGGGATAGTGGACTGTGGGACGCGTAAGAAACGCGAACGCCACTTCACTTCACGTCTGCCGAACGAGCACGTCACAGTGTCATCGAACGTGAGCGACGCGAGGCTTTCAGCAGCAGTCTTTTGGTAGGCCCATCGCCGTTTGTTACATGTCTGCCGCTATGTTTACCACCGGGTTACCTTTGCAGGAGCTGGCAAGCCTCCTCACCGCCCTTGACGATACCAAGGAAAGCCTTCTGTCTAAGCACCTCATCGTCCAGGAGAGCATCAAGCAGCATCAGAGGCAGCAGATGGCGATGTAAGAGGCGCAGCAAGAACTACTTCATGTGAAGGCAGAGCGTGACGCGCTACGGCATCAACTTGAGCAATACTTACTTGTCTCCAGTTCAGTGGCGATGACTACTACGCAGCAGACTGCACACCTTGGACACCCCTCTCGACTCGGGGAACCTGTCGTATCTGGGACAGACAGTACCACGGCGCAAAGGGATCCATGGTCTGACGATGTCTGGACACCGACAGACTTCAATTTAACTCTGCCGGTAGCGCAAGCATACGATGATACAATCTTCACCTAAGCTCTCATCTATAATATGCTTCAGCATGGTTGCCGCCTTGCAAACGGCCGCTCATATGCACGACCAAAGCTCATCAACTTTTCTGAAATTCGGCCTCGATCTTGGCCTTGCTTTCCAACAAGCCGCCTGTGAACAGCTCAAGCGCATCTTTCAGGCGCTGTGTGGTCACTGGATCCGCTTCTATGGCTTTCTGCAACTCTGCGCCATTGTTCGCCAGATAGTCAATATCCGTATTCACCCCAGACTTTCCTTTCGACAAAGGATCGACCTTCGAGACATGTTTGAGTCGATCGGGCGTGCCGtactctctatacgggtgCGTCGCTTTTAGCTTGCCCTCGCCTGGCTGCTTCGAGCTGTCGTATTGGAGACTCGCAAGCTCGTCCAGCACCTGCGGCGAAATGGTCGCACTGTGGCAGCCATGCTCACCAGCTGCCATGGCCTCTTTTGCTGAGATGAAACTAGTCACTCGACAGTCAACCACGATCATTTTCAAACAAGCGCCATCCAGGTATAGGACTTACCTCGCCTGCTTCAGCAATGGCTGTTCTTTGCCAGTCTTCTTGTACAGCTTGGCATACGTTTCCAGGATCTGCATTGTCCTCGCCGCCATGGTATGCTGCGTAGCTGGATCCTCGACATTTGGCCACAATGCATGATCGTCGTGCGCTTTGACTTCGTTGAAGTAAGGGCTGATGTACAAGCATTCTGCTTGGGATGCCGCTATGGCTTGCGGCACACTGAACAGCGCCGTGCCGAGCGTTCGGATCCACTCTTTCTTCAGTGTTCTGCACGCATTCAGCGCTGGATCGGTCGAGGGAATCTTGATGCAGTATCGATCCTTCGAAATACCAGCTCGTTCGGACCCTCTGGCGTATGATCGAGCTGAGTCAAGGACTGCTTGCGTGTCGTACGCTTCATTAGGGTACACTTGGAGAAGCACGCGACCTTTGATGTTGTCAAGATTATACTTGCACATCAGCACCGCCTTCCTGCTGGTCAGCCCAATACGACACGCCTGGCATTTTGTTGACCTACGATTCTGGTGTACGCAGGTTTCCAACCTTGCGGCTTGAGCTCTTTGCACACTTGCTTGAACATGGCTTCGTTCACCGGATGCGACATCTGCTGATTGACCCAGAGATTGTTACTGGTCATGTCGTTTGACGTGATGGATAGATTCTTAGAGTACGTCGGATCCATCCAATCGATATCGACGTTAAGCTGCGCTTCCAGCTTTTCGAGCCATGTTTGAGACGTCGGATGAGGTATGATTCTCGTCCGTGAACTTCTGATTGCAGACGAGAAGCACGAGTTCTTACTGTGGAATTTATGGCTAGACGAGTCAATCTGTACAGGTACTTGGTGTTGCAAACGCTGATCCACTATACTCGCCCTGCGCAGTGTACATCGCTGTCCTGCACAGGTACATGGCACTTAGCCGGTCCACGTGGTTCCACGATCAGCACGGCTCTGGATCTTTATCAGGATTACCCTGCAACACTCAACACGCTCGCACGCAGGGCCTGGGCTGCTCCAGGTTCTACGCATCCTTTCATGGAGTCAAAATGTGGAGAGTCCTTGCCGACTCCAAAGTAAGGTTACGATCTTGTTGGACCTGTGCAGGTCGATGGTCCGGCAATTGCGGATAGACTTGGTCAGACGACAAGTTGGCCAGACTGCCTGGGCGTTCTCTGCGGTCTTCTCCTTCTATTGGCGGCTTGAAGACAGGCGAAGTCAGCACACATGAGTCCGTCTTGCAAGCTTCGAGTCGAGCATACGAGATATCGCGGTCAGAATTGCAGCTCGTGGAACAAGACTGCATGAACAATCTACAAGACTAAGCGACGTTTCGACGGACCATGACTACCAAGGCCCAACCCATTGTAGGAACGGTCGATACCAGACTCAAGGACGAAGCGACTATCGAGCACATTGAACATGGAGCTGTCAAGGCATCCAGCCCTCGCGACGAGGCCACCATCCGCAATCCGCTTGTGCATTTGACCCATGATGAGCTGCAGCACGACGTCGATACGTTCTGCATGGCGTATGGCTTCGAAGACAAGGTCGAGCTTTTCCAGAAAGCTGCACTCATCGCCCAACGTCCAGATCACTTCGAAGACATCATCGAACTCACGGACGAGGACAAACACTTCTTGCGGCGAGAGACTTCGCACGTTGGGATCTACCGTGGGCGCTCTATCTCTGCATCGGCATCGTGTCCCTCGGTTCAGCGTTCCAGGGCTGGGACAACACTGGCGCAAACGGAGCAAACTTGTCCTTCCCTCGAGAATTTGGCATTGAACACCGACCATGGCTGATAGGAGTCATCAACGCTGCTCCTACACTCTTCGGCCTTGCCAGTGTATGGGCAGCGGATCCTATCAACAATGTCCTTGGTCGCCGAGGTACAATCTTTCTCACGAACTTGATTGTTGTCTTCCCTGTGTTGGCTCAGGCATTTACGCAGGAATGTCAAGGTTTCTTGATATGTCGGCTGTTCATGGGCCTGGGCATGGGGGTCAAGATCTCAACCATTCCGGTGTATACTGCTGAGGTATCGCCTGCGATCATAAGAGGTAGACTTGTCACCAGCTTTCAGCTGTGGG
Above is a window of Fulvia fulva chromosome 6, complete sequence DNA encoding:
- a CDS encoding Transaldolase, with amino-acid sequence KNSCFSSAIRSSRTRIIPHPTSQTWLEKLEAQLNVDIDWMDPTYSKNLSITSNDMTSNNLWVNQQMSHPVNEAMFKQVCKELKPQGWKPAYTRIAVLMCKYNLDNIKGRVLLQVYPNEAYDTQAVLDSARSYARGSERAGISKDRYCIKIPSTDPALNACRTLKKEWIRTLGTALFSVPQAIAASQAECLYISPYFNEVKAHDDHALWPNVEDPATQHTMAARTMQILETYAKLYKKTGKEQPLLKQASFISAKEAMAAGEHGCHSATISPQVLDELASLQYDSSKQPGEGKLKATHPYREYGTPDRLKHVSKVDPLSKGKSGVNTDIDYLANNGAELQKAIEADPVTTQRLKDALELFTGGLLESKAKIEAEFQKS